In Anopheles gambiae chromosome 2, idAnoGambNW_F1_1, whole genome shotgun sequence, a single window of DNA contains:
- the LOC3290257 gene encoding uncharacterized protein LOC3290257, with protein sequence MLLPKHFLMAILASASIGLASCYKDSLHAYAPEYAHPAYSFSYGVKDLHSGDVKSQWETRDDGIVKGHYSVVEPDGSIREVDYTADSKTGFNAVVKTHGPNAHPVRDPHDQHEHKTHYYDENHSQSKINHFSKGQDHLILSSDLPHHEKDIAEIGEKKRPIPSILELKPHVNLEKPLVAYKHYEPPKTIFQHYSHDELKPHYVTVETEHSHKHYVSDSADFFSEQLDSDKDLFKPSIRIEEVKAPDLSKLKPISPDVDFSHLSESDLGPYYTKDSYRPFAQYNNHVSHPVTLQKAKVHAIQVDSKPKKNLLKPLTTPGLKNFATPSVYKFAARGPARPDYASYFKSKGSRQARTGPVLFHPDEQKRASQRMVQSMLSRQHSRNVPVYAKNYA encoded by the exons CATTTTCTAATGGCGATACTCGCCTCGGCCAGCATCGGTTTGGCATCCTGCTATAAGGACTCGCTGCACGCCTACGCGCCAGAATAC GCCCATCCTGCCTACTCTTTCAGCTACGGCGTCAAAGATCTGCACAGTGGCGACGTAAAGTCGCAGTGGGAAACGCGTGACGATGGCATCGTGAAGGGCCACTACAGTGTCGTCGAACCGGACGGCTCGATACGTGAGGTGGACTATACGGCCGATTCCAAAACCGGCTTCAATGCGGTCGTAAAAACCCACGGCCCAAACGCTCATCCCGTGCGGGATCCTCACGATCAGCACGAGCACAAAACGCACTACTACGACGAGAATCACTCGCAGTCGAAGATTAACCACTTCAGCAAAGGCCAGGATCATCTCATTCTGAGTTCGGATCTACCCCACCACGAGAAAGACATCGCCGAGATCGGCGAGAAGAAGCGTCCCATCCCTTCGATCCTGGAGCTGAAGCCACACGTCAATCTCGAGAAGCCGCTGGTGGCGTACAAACACTACGAACCGCCGAAAACCATCTTCCAGCACTACTCGCACGACGAGCTGAAGCCGCACTACGTCACGGTGGAGACGGAACACAGCCACAAGCACTACGTGTCCGACTCGGCCGACTTCTTCTCCGAGCAGCTGGACTCCGACAAGGACCTGTTCAAGCCGAGCATTCGCATCGAGGAAGTGAAAGCGCCCGACCTATCCAAGCTGAAGCCCATCTCGCCCGATGTTGATTTTTCGCATCTTTCCGAAAGCGATCTCGGCCCATACTACACCAAAGACAGCTACCGACCGTTCGCACAGTACAACAATCACGTGTCGCACCCGGTCACGCTGCAGAAGGCGAAAGTGCACGCCATCCAGGTGGACAGCAAACCGAAGAAGAATCTGCTGAAGCCGCTGACGACGCCGGGCCTGAAGAACTTTGCCACCCCGTCGGTGTACAAGTTTGCTGCCCGTGGTCCGGCGCGGCCCGACTACGCGAGCTACTTCAAGTCGAAAGGAAGCCGGCAGGCCCGCACCGGTCCGGTACTGTTCCATCCCGATGAGCAGAAGCGTGCGTCGCAGCGAATGGTACAGTCGATGCTGTCACGTCAGCACTCGCGAAACGTGCCCGTGTACGCGAAGAACTATGCCTGA